The following proteins are co-located in the Betta splendens chromosome 9, fBetSpl5.4, whole genome shotgun sequence genome:
- the LOC114862434 gene encoding bromodomain-containing protein 3-like isoform X1, with the protein MSDAHEAAPPSPPPLANPPPPEVTNSTKPGRKTNQLQYMQNVVVKTLWKHQFAWPFYQPVDAIKLCLSDYHKVIKNPMDMGTIKKRLENNYYWSASEAMQDFNTMFTNCYIYNKPTDDIVLMAQALEKIFLQKVAQMPQEEVALLPPAPKGKNKSKQPAAATTVSQQAESSASSPPSYPSPSPSQTPVISTTPNPVQATPPVSAPQPPATMMPSAQPVIKKKGVKRKADTTTPTTSAISASRADSPSAQDNKAAKLGSSRREAAARPAKSRRETGEDVAGAEVGGGGAIAGGRKGGKLGEQMKHCDAILKEMLSKKHAAYAWPFYKPVDAEALQLHDYHDIIKHPMDLSTVRKKMDKGEYSDPQSFATDVRLMFSNCYKYNPPDHEVVAMARKLQDVFEMRFAKIPDEGVEASVPSTTPLVSKSTASSESSNNSSSDESSDSEEERATRLAELQEQVGAGDQSQLKAVHEQLAVLSQAPVSKPKKKKEKKDKEKKKDKEKDKGNKSKLEEEKKPKPAAQQAKPASQKKAPARKANSTVTATRQLKKGSKMSGGGAANGDDGEESSLPMSYEEKRQLSLDINRLPGEKLGRVVHIIQSREPSLRDSNPDEIEIDFETLKPSTLRELERYVKSCLQKKQRKLLQKAAGGGASGGGASRLSGSSSSSSDDSSSTGTSSSSDTD; encoded by the exons ATGTCGGACGCCCATGAGGCTGCACCTCCCAGTCCCCCTCCCCTTGCCAACCCACCTCCCCCTGAAGTCACCAATTCCACCAAACCTGGCAG AAAAACCAATCAGCTGCAGTACATGCAGAATGTGGTGGTGAAAACCCTGTGGAAACATCAGTTCGCCTGGCCATTCTATCAACCCGTGGACGCCATCAAGCTCTGCCTGTCG GACTACCACAAGGTGATCAAGAATCCAATGGACATGGGAACCATCAAGAAGCGTCTGGAGAACAACTATTACTGGAGCGCCAGTGAAGCCATGCAGGACTTCAACACTATGTTCACCAACTGTTATATCTACAACAAG ccgaCAGATGACATCGTCCTCATGGCCCAGGCTTTAGAGAAAATCTTCTTGCAGAAAGTTGCCCAAATGCCCCAAGAAGAAGTAGCTCTGTTGCCTCCAGCTCCCAAAGGGAAGAACAAGAGCaagcaacctgctgctgctaccACAG TGAGTCAGCAAGCAGAGTCTTCAGCTTCCTCTCCACCCTCGTACCCTTCTCCCTCCCCTTCTCAGACACCAGTAATCTCCACCACACCCAACCCGGTTCAGGCCACGCCCCCTGTGTCTGCCCCACAGCCCCCAGCAACCATGATGCCATCAGCACAGCCTGTCATCAAG AAGAAAGGTGTGAAAAGAAAAGCCGACACCACCACACCCACTACGTCGGCCATCTCTGCTAGTCGTGCTGACTCTCCGTCTGCTCAGGACAACAAAGCAGCCAAACTGGGTTCTTCACGCCGCGAGGCCGCTGCTCGTCCAGCTAAGTCTCGCAGAGAGACGGGGGAGGATGTAGCTGGTGCTGaagtgggaggtggaggagctatagcaggaggcaggaagggtGGTAAGCTGGGTGAGCAGATGAAGCACTGTGACGCTATCCTGAAGGAGATGCTCTCCAAGAAACACGCCGCCTATGCTTGGCCCTTCTACAAGCCAGTGGATGCagaggcgctgcagctgcatgacTACCATGACATCATCAAACACCCAATGGACCTCAGCACTGTCCGG AAAAAGATGGATAAAGGAGAGTACAGTGATCCCCAGAGCTTTGCCACTGATGTCAGGTTAATGTTCTCCAACTGTTACAAGTACAACCCTCCGGACCATGAGGTGGTGGCCATGGCCCGAAAGCTGCAG GACGTGTTTGAGATGCGTTTTGCAAAGATCCCAGACGAGGGCGTGGAGGCATCTGTCCCATCCACTACGCCACTGGTCAGTAAAAGCACTGCCTCCTCTGAAAGCAGCaacaactcctcctctgacgAATCATCTGACTCTGAGGAGGAGCGGGCCACACGGTTGGCTGAGCTACAGGAGCAGGTTGGTGCTGGCGACCAATCACAG TTGAAGGCGGTGCACGAGCAGTTGGCTGTCCTGTCCCAGGCTCCGGTCAGCAagccaaagaaaaagaaagagaagaaagacaaggaaaagaagaaagacaagGAGAAAGACAAGGGGAACAAGAGCAAGttagaggaagagaaaaagcCAAAGCCTGCTGCCCAGCAGGCCAAGCCCGCCAGTCAGAAGAAGGCGCCGGCCAGGAAAGCTAACAGCACTGTCACCGCTACCAG GCAACTGAAGAAAGGCAGCAAGATGTCAGGCGGTGGTGCGGCCAATGGAGACGACGGCGAGGAGTCATCACTCCCCATGTCGTACGAAGAGAAGCGTCAGCTGAGCCTGGACATAAACCGGTTACCAGGGGAGAAGCTCGGCCGTGTTGTCCACATCATCCAGTCCAGAGAGCCGTCGCTGAGAGACTCTAACCCGGATGAGATCGAGATAGACTTCGAAACGCTCAAACCCTCCACACTCCGAGAACTGGAGCGCTACGTGAAATCTTGcctgcagaagaagcagaggaagctgctgc agaaggcagcaggaggcggggCATCAGGAGGCGGGGCTAGTCGCTTGAGTGGcagctcttcttcctcctctgatgacagctCCTCAACAggaacctcctcttcctctgacacAGACTGA
- the LOC114862434 gene encoding bromodomain-containing protein 3-like isoform X2, which produces MSDAHEAAPPSPPPLANPPPPEVTNSTKPGRKTNQLQYMQNVVVKTLWKHQFAWPFYQPVDAIKLCLSDYHKVIKNPMDMGTIKKRLENNYYWSASEAMQDFNTMFTNCYIYNKPTDDIVLMAQALEKIFLQKVAQMPQEEVALLPPAPKGKNKSKQPAAATTVSQQAESSASSPPSYPSPSPSQTPVISTTPNPVQATPPVSAPQPPATMMPSAQPVIKKKGVKRKADTTTPTTSAISASRADSPSAQDNKAAKLGSSRREAAARPAKSRRETGEDVAGAEVGGGGAIAGGRKGGKLGEQMKHCDAILKEMLSKKHAAYAWPFYKPVDAEALQLHDYHDIIKHPMDLSTVRKKMDKGEYSDPQSFATDVRLMFSNCYKYNPPDHEVVAMARKLQDVFEMRFAKIPDEGVEASVPSTTPLVSKSTASSESSNNSSSDESSDSEEERATRLAELQEQLKAVHEQLAVLSQAPVSKPKKKKEKKDKEKKKDKEKDKGNKSKLEEEKKPKPAAQQAKPASQKKAPARKANSTVTATRQLKKGSKMSGGGAANGDDGEESSLPMSYEEKRQLSLDINRLPGEKLGRVVHIIQSREPSLRDSNPDEIEIDFETLKPSTLRELERYVKSCLQKKQRKLLQKAAGGGASGGGASRLSGSSSSSSDDSSSTGTSSSSDTD; this is translated from the exons ATGTCGGACGCCCATGAGGCTGCACCTCCCAGTCCCCCTCCCCTTGCCAACCCACCTCCCCCTGAAGTCACCAATTCCACCAAACCTGGCAG AAAAACCAATCAGCTGCAGTACATGCAGAATGTGGTGGTGAAAACCCTGTGGAAACATCAGTTCGCCTGGCCATTCTATCAACCCGTGGACGCCATCAAGCTCTGCCTGTCG GACTACCACAAGGTGATCAAGAATCCAATGGACATGGGAACCATCAAGAAGCGTCTGGAGAACAACTATTACTGGAGCGCCAGTGAAGCCATGCAGGACTTCAACACTATGTTCACCAACTGTTATATCTACAACAAG ccgaCAGATGACATCGTCCTCATGGCCCAGGCTTTAGAGAAAATCTTCTTGCAGAAAGTTGCCCAAATGCCCCAAGAAGAAGTAGCTCTGTTGCCTCCAGCTCCCAAAGGGAAGAACAAGAGCaagcaacctgctgctgctaccACAG TGAGTCAGCAAGCAGAGTCTTCAGCTTCCTCTCCACCCTCGTACCCTTCTCCCTCCCCTTCTCAGACACCAGTAATCTCCACCACACCCAACCCGGTTCAGGCCACGCCCCCTGTGTCTGCCCCACAGCCCCCAGCAACCATGATGCCATCAGCACAGCCTGTCATCAAG AAGAAAGGTGTGAAAAGAAAAGCCGACACCACCACACCCACTACGTCGGCCATCTCTGCTAGTCGTGCTGACTCTCCGTCTGCTCAGGACAACAAAGCAGCCAAACTGGGTTCTTCACGCCGCGAGGCCGCTGCTCGTCCAGCTAAGTCTCGCAGAGAGACGGGGGAGGATGTAGCTGGTGCTGaagtgggaggtggaggagctatagcaggaggcaggaagggtGGTAAGCTGGGTGAGCAGATGAAGCACTGTGACGCTATCCTGAAGGAGATGCTCTCCAAGAAACACGCCGCCTATGCTTGGCCCTTCTACAAGCCAGTGGATGCagaggcgctgcagctgcatgacTACCATGACATCATCAAACACCCAATGGACCTCAGCACTGTCCGG AAAAAGATGGATAAAGGAGAGTACAGTGATCCCCAGAGCTTTGCCACTGATGTCAGGTTAATGTTCTCCAACTGTTACAAGTACAACCCTCCGGACCATGAGGTGGTGGCCATGGCCCGAAAGCTGCAG GACGTGTTTGAGATGCGTTTTGCAAAGATCCCAGACGAGGGCGTGGAGGCATCTGTCCCATCCACTACGCCACTGGTCAGTAAAAGCACTGCCTCCTCTGAAAGCAGCaacaactcctcctctgacgAATCATCTGACTCTGAGGAGGAGCGGGCCACACGGTTGGCTGAGCTACAGGAGCAG TTGAAGGCGGTGCACGAGCAGTTGGCTGTCCTGTCCCAGGCTCCGGTCAGCAagccaaagaaaaagaaagagaagaaagacaaggaaaagaagaaagacaagGAGAAAGACAAGGGGAACAAGAGCAAGttagaggaagagaaaaagcCAAAGCCTGCTGCCCAGCAGGCCAAGCCCGCCAGTCAGAAGAAGGCGCCGGCCAGGAAAGCTAACAGCACTGTCACCGCTACCAG GCAACTGAAGAAAGGCAGCAAGATGTCAGGCGGTGGTGCGGCCAATGGAGACGACGGCGAGGAGTCATCACTCCCCATGTCGTACGAAGAGAAGCGTCAGCTGAGCCTGGACATAAACCGGTTACCAGGGGAGAAGCTCGGCCGTGTTGTCCACATCATCCAGTCCAGAGAGCCGTCGCTGAGAGACTCTAACCCGGATGAGATCGAGATAGACTTCGAAACGCTCAAACCCTCCACACTCCGAGAACTGGAGCGCTACGTGAAATCTTGcctgcagaagaagcagaggaagctgctgc agaaggcagcaggaggcggggCATCAGGAGGCGGGGCTAGTCGCTTGAGTGGcagctcttcttcctcctctgatgacagctCCTCAACAggaacctcctcttcctctgacacAGACTGA
- the LOC114861447 gene encoding putative uncharacterized protein BRD3OS: protein MTNCDPPVIEDSSSGTGPACFHPLAEKAMSESYLRMRYQDTSLLIWQQQQQDLEAASPSTYLNRSQSTWYSSYGNQAVLIRDKRGLQDSEGLSRICRIM from the coding sequence ATGACGAACTGTGATCCGCCTGTTATAGAGGACTCTTCTTCTGGTACTGGTCCTGCTTGTTTCCACCCTCTGGCGGAGAAGGCCATGTCCGAGTCTTATCTCCGAATGCGATACCAGGACACGTCCCTGCTGAtctggcagcagcaacagcaggaccTGGAGGCAGCTTCCCCCTCCACCTACCTGAACCGCAGCCAGTCAACCTGGTACAGCAGCTACGGAAACCAGGCTGTGCTGATCCGGGACAAGAGGGGCCTGCAGGACTCTGAGGGTCTATCCAGGATCTGCAGAATCATGTAG